One stretch of Azoarcus sp. KH32C DNA includes these proteins:
- a CDS encoding branched-chain amino acid ABC transporter permease: protein MSAIISATALEETQVKPNPGVLRLCAMAAAALAVGLAVSLSVASNGLMSLLTQATIYAVFALGLGFLLKQNGMVSFGHALFFGLAGYLVGAAVNLTGWPVGTVIVMTLAAIGVFAFGLALVIVRVPGIAFGMLTLAIGQSFYVLVSKSRGFTGGADGMNINFPAQVFGVELASFQNPSSMFLICWLTLVALVLLLALLLRTGFGPLTEAIRENEERVRFIGFRTLLPRAAVFAISAMVTAAGGILSALYTGFVSPESLHWSVSGTVLIMVVLGGSRTLWGPAVGAVVYYLFRDFVGEHTTHWMSIFGVSLIAVIVLWPAGIAGGASRAATGVKQFVARRLA, encoded by the coding sequence ATGAGCGCGATCATCTCTGCAACTGCGTTGGAAGAAACGCAAGTGAAGCCGAATCCCGGCGTGCTGCGCCTGTGTGCGATGGCGGCTGCGGCGCTGGCGGTCGGACTGGCGGTGAGCCTGTCGGTGGCGTCGAACGGGCTGATGTCGCTGCTGACGCAGGCGACCATCTACGCGGTGTTCGCGCTGGGTCTCGGTTTCCTGCTGAAGCAGAACGGCATGGTGAGCTTCGGTCATGCGCTCTTCTTCGGCCTGGCGGGCTACCTCGTCGGCGCGGCGGTGAATCTCACCGGCTGGCCGGTCGGCACCGTGATTGTGATGACGCTCGCGGCGATCGGAGTCTTCGCGTTCGGCCTGGCGCTCGTGATCGTTCGTGTGCCCGGCATCGCCTTCGGCATGCTGACGCTCGCGATCGGGCAGAGCTTCTACGTGCTCGTGTCGAAGTCGCGCGGTTTCACCGGTGGCGCGGACGGCATGAACATCAACTTCCCGGCGCAGGTGTTCGGGGTCGAGCTCGCGAGCTTCCAGAACCCGTCGAGCATGTTCCTGATCTGCTGGCTCACGCTTGTCGCGCTGGTGCTGCTGCTGGCGCTGTTGCTGCGCACCGGCTTCGGTCCGCTGACCGAGGCGATCCGCGAGAACGAGGAGCGGGTGCGCTTCATCGGCTTCCGCACGCTGCTGCCGCGGGCCGCGGTGTTCGCGATCTCGGCGATGGTGACGGCGGCGGGCGGCATCCTGTCCGCGCTCTACACCGGCTTCGTGTCGCCCGAGTCGCTGCATTGGTCGGTGTCCGGGACGGTGCTGATCATGGTCGTGCTCGGCGGCAGCCGCACGCTGTGGGGGCCGGCGGTCGGTGCGGTCGTCTATTACCTGTTCCGCGACTTCGTCGGCGAGCACACAACCCACTGGATGAGCATCTTCGGCGTGAGCCTGATCGCGGTGATCGTGCTGTGGCCGGCGGGCATCGCCGGCGGTGCGAGCCGTGCCGCCACTGGCGTGAAGCAGTTCGTCGCAAGGAGGCTCGCATGA
- a CDS encoding branched-chain amino acid ABC transporter permease, which translates to MIAIQILNGLVYGSLLMIVASGLVLIYGLRRVVNFAHGSLFMLGAYIAYAASLQFGFGGGLAAAVAALAAVGFCLDRFGFRLLQDRDPLTVMLVTFGLLLVFEDVVQSVWGKQSYSLPAPEALQGTVELLGSPFPVYRLAIVAVGALVAACLVGWLRFSRIGLFIRGASTDPVTTAMQGVNTDRLSGGVVAVGAALAGLAGVVSGPFLSLSPTMGSDILIDSFVVVVIGGLGSFAGAFAAAMVLGQVQALGAVYLPDLAALLPFALMTAVLVWRPSGLSGSRV; encoded by the coding sequence ATGATCGCGATCCAGATTCTCAATGGCCTGGTGTACGGCTCGCTGCTGATGATCGTGGCGTCCGGCCTGGTGCTGATCTACGGCCTGCGCCGTGTGGTCAATTTCGCGCACGGCTCGCTGTTCATGCTCGGCGCCTATATCGCCTATGCGGCCTCGCTTCAGTTTGGTTTCGGTGGCGGACTCGCGGCGGCCGTCGCGGCGCTGGCGGCGGTCGGCTTCTGCCTCGACCGCTTCGGCTTCCGCCTGCTGCAGGACCGCGACCCGCTGACGGTGATGCTCGTGACCTTCGGGCTGCTGTTGGTGTTCGAGGATGTCGTGCAGTCGGTGTGGGGCAAGCAGAGCTACTCGCTGCCGGCGCCCGAGGCGCTGCAGGGCACGGTCGAGCTCTTAGGCTCGCCGTTTCCGGTGTATCGGCTGGCAATCGTCGCGGTCGGGGCGCTCGTCGCGGCCTGCCTCGTCGGGTGGCTGCGTTTCAGCCGCATCGGCCTCTTCATCCGCGGCGCGAGCACGGACCCTGTGACGACGGCGATGCAGGGGGTCAATACCGACCGGCTGTCGGGCGGCGTGGTTGCGGTCGGGGCGGCGCTGGCGGGGCTCGCCGGGGTGGTGTCCGGTCCCTTCCTGTCGCTGTCGCCGACGATGGGCAGCGACATCCTGATCGATTCCTTCGTCGTCGTCGTGATCGGCGGTCTCGGGAGCTTCGCCGGCGCATTCGCCGCCGCGATGGTCCTCGGCCAGGTCCAGGCGCTCGGCGCCGTCTATCTTCCCGACCTCGCGGCGCTGCTGCCTTTCGCGCTGATGACTGCCGTCCTGGTGTGGCGTCCGTCGGGCCTCTCGGGGAGCCGGGTATGA
- a CDS encoding TetR/AcrR family transcriptional regulator, producing MQPSVVSNVDDPALVEMRRSQFVRAAGELFARKGYHKTTIREITQGAGLSTGLIYSYVRSKEDVLFLVLENVLTSYLREIPRALEHVEGPVERFCATVRAYCRVIGDKPHATLLAYRETKSLNAEYQAVIKKMELETNQLIIDRIEECLAAGYFRPVNVELLSYRIVLLAHGWALKAWRLQEIVTLDEYIEEGLDLFLNALMTPAGWGACRQPERRTGTK from the coding sequence ATGCAGCCGAGTGTAGTCAGCAACGTTGACGATCCGGCCCTGGTGGAGATGCGGCGCAGCCAGTTCGTGAGGGCAGCAGGCGAGTTGTTTGCGCGCAAGGGTTATCACAAGACCACCATCCGCGAGATCACGCAGGGCGCCGGACTCAGCACCGGGCTCATCTATTCATATGTGCGTTCGAAGGAAGACGTGCTCTTCCTCGTGCTGGAGAACGTGCTGACGTCCTACCTGCGCGAGATCCCGCGCGCGCTGGAGCACGTCGAGGGGCCGGTCGAGCGCTTTTGCGCGACGGTGCGGGCCTATTGCCGCGTGATCGGCGACAAGCCGCACGCGACCTTGCTCGCATACCGCGAGACGAAGTCGCTCAACGCGGAATACCAGGCGGTGATCAAGAAGATGGAGCTGGAGACCAACCAGCTGATCATCGACCGCATCGAGGAATGCCTCGCGGCCGGCTACTTCCGCCCCGTCAATGTCGAGCTGCTGAGCTACCGCATCGTGCTGCTCGCGCACGGCTGGGCGCTGAAGGCGTGGCGGCTGCAAGAGATCGTGACGCTCGACGAATACATCGAGGAAGGCCTGGACCTCTTCCTGAACGCGCTGATGACGCCCGCCGGATGGGGCGCTTGCCGGCAACCGGAACGGAGGACGGGCACGAAATGA
- a CDS encoding helix-turn-helix domain-containing protein, translating to MRRNIPNYALYGDQAQPGWVDSFNIEWIPQRSKPYNWHIRPHIHDAFLQILYLQSGSMELLLNDVKWSAVAPCLALIPAQTVHGIDFTPDTDGPAVTVAQKPLESIAALVMPELLQVIRTPAVIAMPSENSHSASLMTLFREIEREWRMHAVGQSAAGMSLLTAVLVQIARIGNALGATPAVANPRKAGQIEKFRSMVDKHFRKRLSIDAYANELGVTAGQLSRLCRDVLGVSALDVINARIVHEAQRELVYGGTSIKQIATALGFADEAYFGRFFRKQTGIGPRAFREQARARLIDGDKHSPVAKPPGF from the coding sequence GTGCGCCGCAACATTCCGAACTACGCGCTCTACGGCGACCAGGCCCAGCCCGGCTGGGTCGATTCGTTCAATATCGAATGGATTCCGCAGCGCTCGAAGCCCTACAACTGGCACATCCGTCCGCACATCCACGACGCATTCCTGCAGATCCTGTATTTGCAGAGCGGATCGATGGAATTGCTGCTAAATGACGTCAAATGGTCGGCCGTCGCACCATGCCTGGCGCTCATCCCGGCACAAACCGTGCACGGCATCGATTTCACGCCGGACACCGACGGTCCGGCCGTCACCGTCGCGCAAAAGCCGCTCGAATCGATCGCGGCCCTGGTGATGCCCGAACTGCTGCAGGTGATCCGCACGCCCGCCGTGATCGCGATGCCCAGCGAAAACTCACATTCGGCTTCGCTGATGACGCTCTTCCGCGAAATCGAGCGCGAATGGCGCATGCACGCCGTGGGGCAAAGCGCGGCCGGGATGTCGCTGCTGACTGCCGTGCTCGTGCAGATCGCGCGCATCGGCAACGCGCTCGGCGCCACCCCCGCCGTCGCGAACCCGCGCAAGGCCGGCCAGATCGAGAAATTCCGCTCGATGGTCGACAAGCACTTCCGCAAGCGGCTGTCGATCGACGCCTACGCGAACGAGCTCGGCGTCACCGCCGGCCAGCTTTCGCGGCTATGCCGCGACGTATTGGGTGTGTCGGCCCTCGATGTGATCAACGCACGGATCGTGCACGAGGCGCAACGCGAACTCGTCTACGGCGGCACCAGCATCAAGCAGATCGCCACCGCCCTCGGCTTTGCCGACGAAGCCTACTTCGGCCGTTTCTTCCGCAAACAGACCGGCATCGGGCCCCGCGCCTTCCGCGAACAGGCGCGCGCCAGGCTCATCGACGGCGACAAGCATTCGCCGGTCGCGAAGCCGCCGGGATTTTAG
- the lon gene encoding endopeptidase La — MGIMKHWPTKQELWSADDDARTTGGGLVAAAPAAGALKPVPDDALILIPLRNAVVFPGVLSPVTVGRAASVAAAQAAVKNEHRVGFLLQRDPEKTDLEPADLYWVGTAGPIVRYVTGPEGAHHLVVQGQSRFRVLQFLEGWPFLVARVAMVEPQPAAGPEIEARFLQLREQALEAIALLPDLPDALANVVRDIDSPDALADLVANILDVKNEEKQDLLETFDLMRRLDKVIALLSARVEVLKLSKEIGDKTRAEFDERQRESVLREQLRQIQKELGEDQESAAEVEALQKAIATAGMPEDVLKHAEKELKRLQRMGEGGGEYAMLRTYLEWLTELPWKLEPQLPIDIGEARRVLDADHFGLDKVKRRILEYLAVRKLNPEGKSPILCFVGPPGVGKTSLGQSIARATGRAFQRVALGGVHDEAEIRGHRRTYIGALPGNVIQVLRRAGTTNTVLMFDEIDKLGAGGFHGDPASALLEVLDPEQNNKFRDNYLGVDFDLSRVMFICTANVLDSIPGPLRDRMEVIELPGYTEEEKVEIARRYLVQRQREANGLKTDQASLTDAALAAIVRDYTREAGVRNLEREIGATLRHLAMQIAEGQAQRVTVDAPDLPAILGARRFESELALRTSVPGVATGLAWTPVGGDILFIEASKVPGSGRLILTGQLGDVMKESAQAALTLAKIWTGDALDKVDLHVHVPAGATPKDGPSAGVAMFVALLSLLTGKPVRSDVAMTGEISLRGLVLPIGGVKEKTLAALRAGIRTVMLPRRNEKDLEDVPAEAREKLEFVWLERVEDAVRCAIGELEPVGGPGNANGAD, encoded by the coding sequence ATGGGCATCATGAAACACTGGCCGACAAAGCAGGAACTGTGGTCCGCCGACGACGACGCGCGGACGACCGGCGGCGGACTGGTGGCAGCGGCGCCAGCCGCCGGCGCCCTCAAGCCGGTGCCCGACGACGCGCTGATCCTCATCCCGCTGCGCAATGCGGTGGTCTTCCCCGGCGTGCTCTCGCCCGTGACGGTGGGCCGCGCGGCCTCGGTGGCGGCGGCCCAGGCCGCCGTGAAGAACGAGCACCGCGTGGGTTTTCTCCTGCAGCGTGACCCGGAAAAGACCGACCTCGAGCCGGCCGACCTGTACTGGGTGGGCACGGCGGGCCCCATCGTCCGCTACGTCACCGGCCCGGAAGGCGCCCATCACCTCGTCGTGCAGGGGCAATCCCGCTTCCGGGTGCTGCAGTTCCTGGAGGGCTGGCCTTTCCTCGTCGCCCGCGTGGCCATGGTCGAGCCGCAACCCGCGGCGGGGCCGGAGATCGAGGCGCGCTTCCTGCAACTGCGGGAGCAGGCGCTGGAGGCGATCGCGCTGCTGCCCGATCTCCCCGACGCGCTGGCCAACGTCGTGCGCGACATCGACTCGCCGGACGCACTGGCCGACCTGGTGGCCAACATCCTCGACGTGAAGAACGAAGAGAAGCAGGACCTGCTGGAAACCTTCGACCTCATGCGACGCCTGGACAAGGTGATTGCCCTGCTGTCCGCCCGGGTCGAGGTGCTCAAGCTGTCCAAGGAGATTGGCGACAAGACGCGCGCCGAGTTCGACGAGCGTCAGCGCGAGAGCGTGCTGCGTGAGCAGTTGCGGCAAATCCAGAAGGAACTCGGCGAGGACCAGGAGAGTGCCGCCGAGGTGGAGGCGCTGCAAAAGGCCATCGCCACCGCCGGCATGCCGGAAGACGTGCTCAAGCACGCCGAGAAGGAGCTCAAGCGCCTGCAGCGCATGGGCGAAGGCGGCGGCGAATACGCCATGCTGCGCACCTACCTGGAATGGCTCACGGAGCTGCCGTGGAAGCTGGAACCCCAGCTGCCCATCGACATCGGCGAGGCGCGCCGCGTGCTCGACGCGGACCACTTCGGCCTCGACAAGGTTAAGCGGCGCATCCTCGAGTACCTCGCGGTGCGCAAACTCAACCCCGAGGGCAAGAGCCCGATCCTGTGTTTCGTCGGCCCTCCCGGCGTCGGCAAGACCTCCCTCGGCCAGTCCATCGCCCGTGCCACCGGACGCGCTTTCCAGCGCGTCGCGCTCGGCGGCGTGCATGACGAGGCGGAGATCCGCGGCCATCGGCGCACCTACATCGGCGCGCTGCCCGGCAACGTCATCCAGGTGCTGCGCCGCGCAGGCACGACCAACACGGTCCTCATGTTCGACGAGATCGACAAGCTGGGGGCCGGCGGTTTCCACGGCGACCCGGCCAGCGCGCTGCTCGAAGTGCTCGATCCGGAGCAGAACAACAAATTCCGCGACAACTACCTGGGGGTGGACTTCGACCTCTCGCGAGTGATGTTCATCTGCACCGCGAACGTCCTCGACTCGATTCCCGGACCGCTGCGCGATCGGATGGAGGTCATCGAACTCCCCGGCTACACGGAAGAAGAGAAGGTCGAGATCGCCCGCCGCTATCTGGTCCAGCGTCAGCGCGAGGCCAACGGCCTGAAGACCGATCAGGCGAGCCTCACGGACGCGGCCCTCGCGGCCATCGTGCGCGATTACACGCGCGAGGCCGGCGTGCGCAATCTGGAGCGCGAAATCGGCGCCACCCTGCGCCACCTCGCCATGCAGATTGCCGAAGGACAGGCGCAGCGCGTAACGGTCGACGCGCCGGACCTGCCGGCAATCCTCGGCGCACGGCGCTTCGAGAGCGAACTCGCGCTGCGTACCAGCGTGCCCGGCGTGGCGACCGGGCTCGCCTGGACGCCTGTGGGCGGCGATATCCTCTTCATCGAAGCGAGCAAGGTGCCGGGCAGCGGCCGGCTGATCCTTACCGGGCAGCTGGGCGACGTCATGAAGGAGTCCGCGCAGGCGGCCCTGACGCTGGCCAAGATCTGGACCGGCGATGCGCTGGACAAGGTCGATCTCCACGTGCACGTGCCGGCCGGGGCGACGCCCAAGGACGGGCCGAGCGCGGGCGTGGCGATGTTCGTCGCCCTGCTCTCGCTCCTCACCGGCAAGCCGGTCCGCTCCGACGTGGCGATGACCGGCGAGATCAGCCTGCGCGGCTTGGTGCTGCCCATCGGCGGGGTCAAGGAAAAGACGCTGGCCGCCCTGCGCGCCGGCATCCGCACCGTGATGCTGCCGCGGCGCAACGAGAAGGACCTGGAGGACGTGCCCGCCGAGGCGCGGGAGAAGCTCGAGTTCGTCTGGCTGGAACGCGTCGAAGATGCGGTGCGCTGCGCCATCGGGGAGCTGGAGCCGGTGGGCGGGCCGGGGAACGCGAACGGGGCGGATTGA
- a CDS encoding kelch repeat-containing protein produces the protein MSDQVPNAQRPQLPRAADPLADIYDRLDEQLVLGVGRIGARRRPTASPKAQPTQPEGDGRYVPRTREAYRRELDQRFERAIETNQAAERNRRESFNADIVAQCGPQPQTGAQLGMSQERFEACGQEIRFGGGLTHVISLRVRGLDARLYVFAEGNVYKVYAVDQHITRIEPRPLHVVQVTLPQVGGYPPFVSNPQIVALSQGNLFGYGQTHAEDWSQPAGADLPRWADKVRRINASVPAPPFMWDARRQGWVQLPTPPACAGLWHQHTLTALADDRVLVAGGLCDIPRLLNDMGTFEPQTRTALWDARQRTWLESPRLTQPRIYHTASVLDGERVMLAGGLDDPLTVAGAGPEDPQQNGASALSAKAVRALDSVEMLVDGQWRSLPPLRTARAKHTATVLPDGQVLVAGGVGNGLQAIAKVELWDPVQHQWLPRAALHTPRYGHTATLLADGRVLVTGGINAQEEVLNTTELYDPATDTWADGAPLPEHLQGHTALRLADGRVLMAGGLVSATVQGPWMHSWHPTEAAWRAEGVPEAGGAGALTHRPTLVEAMPGQVLAFSSQAVYRYRLPGAVRTAGTQPGEPGQVPADVADLPSFPLVWWKEPPPAPAATPAPPAQPMGQPGRLARFGQDLWAARATLGWLAAGLLGLALLRRRRQQRGEPAFPDTLPLQGRGSTRKRNAPPTRQTSWKGWVVRVLVYGALLIVAVPNLKAYWGLRTADMAEGCRTRPAACLDPGTGLLASQPAVPERSALATPRIPCPFVGSWVTRRGNSEFHIDLQADGRYHMNGNTLSVPADDGHWAVQGKYILWRSTTHPVAEMDINRIVSNDGSHFELIEANGLHSHFDREADLPSGRCEP, from the coding sequence GTGTCCGATCAAGTTCCGAATGCGCAGCGCCCGCAGCTGCCGCGGGCCGCCGATCCCTTGGCCGATATTTACGACCGGCTGGACGAGCAGCTGGTGCTGGGAGTGGGGCGCATCGGGGCCAGGCGCCGCCCCACCGCTAGCCCCAAGGCGCAGCCCACACAGCCGGAAGGCGATGGCCGCTACGTGCCCCGCACGCGCGAAGCCTACCGCCGCGAGCTGGACCAGCGCTTCGAGCGTGCCATCGAGACAAACCAGGCGGCCGAGCGCAATCGCCGGGAGTCCTTCAATGCCGACATCGTGGCCCAATGCGGCCCGCAGCCGCAGACGGGCGCGCAACTGGGGATGTCGCAGGAGCGGTTTGAAGCGTGTGGCCAGGAAATCCGCTTCGGTGGCGGGCTGACCCACGTCATTTCCCTGCGGGTGCGGGGGCTGGATGCCCGGCTGTATGTATTTGCCGAGGGTAATGTGTACAAGGTGTATGCGGTGGATCAGCACATCACCCGCATCGAGCCGCGTCCCTTGCATGTGGTGCAGGTCACGCTGCCACAGGTGGGCGGCTATCCGCCCTTTGTGAGCAACCCGCAGATCGTGGCCCTGTCGCAAGGCAACCTGTTTGGCTACGGACAGACGCATGCCGAAGACTGGTCGCAGCCCGCCGGGGCCGACTTGCCCCGTTGGGCCGACAAGGTGCGGCGCATCAACGCCTCGGTGCCAGCGCCGCCGTTCATGTGGGATGCCCGCCGCCAAGGCTGGGTGCAGCTGCCAACGCCTCCCGCATGCGCGGGTCTATGGCACCAGCACACGCTGACCGCCTTGGCCGACGACCGCGTCCTGGTTGCGGGCGGTCTGTGCGACATTCCCCGCCTGCTCAACGACATGGGCACTTTCGAGCCGCAAACGCGCACCGCGCTGTGGGATGCCCGCCAGCGCACCTGGCTCGAATCCCCCAGGCTGACGCAGCCGCGCATCTACCATACCGCCAGTGTGCTCGATGGGGAGCGCGTGATGCTGGCGGGGGGGCTGGATGACCCGCTGACGGTGGCTGGGGCGGGGCCAGAAGATCCACAGCAAAATGGGGCTTCTGCGCTTTCTGCAAAAGCAGTACGTGCTCTCGATTCTGTAGAAATGCTGGTCGACGGCCAATGGCGTAGCCTGCCGCCCCTGCGCACCGCGCGGGCCAAGCATACCGCCACGGTGCTGCCTGACGGGCAGGTGCTGGTGGCCGGCGGCGTCGGCAACGGCCTGCAGGCTATTGCCAAGGTGGAGCTGTGGGATCCGGTCCAACACCAGTGGCTACCCCGCGCAGCGCTCCACACCCCCCGCTACGGGCACACGGCCACCCTGCTGGCTGACGGACGGGTGCTGGTGACCGGTGGCATCAACGCACAGGAAGAGGTGCTCAACACCACCGAGCTTTACGACCCTGCCACCGACACCTGGGCCGATGGCGCGCCCCTGCCGGAGCACCTGCAAGGCCACACCGCGTTGCGCTTGGCCGATGGGCGTGTGCTGATGGCCGGGGGGCTGGTATCGGCGACGGTGCAAGGGCCTTGGATGCACAGTTGGCACCCGACGGAAGCAGCCTGGCGTGCCGAGGGTGTGCCCGAGGCGGGCGGCGCGGGCGCATTGACGCACCGGCCCACGCTGGTGGAGGCCATGCCCGGCCAGGTGCTGGCATTTTCCTCGCAAGCGGTGTACCGGTACCGCCTGCCTGGAGCCGTCCGGACCGCCGGGACACAACCGGGCGAACCAGGTCAAGTGCCCGCCGATGTGGCGGACTTGCCCAGTTTCCCGTTGGTGTGGTGGAAAGAACCGCCTCCTGCACCGGCCGCCACACCCGCGCCGCCTGCGCAGCCCATGGGCCAGCCCGGGCGGCTCGCGCGCTTCGGGCAGGACCTGTGGGCCGCCCGCGCGACGCTAGGGTGGCTCGCCGCCGGCTTGTTGGGGCTGGCGTTGTTGCGCCGCCGGCGGCAGCAGCGCGGCGAACCCGCATTTCCAGATACCTTGCCCTTGCAAGGTAGAGGGTCGACACGCAAAAGAAACGCGCCCCCCACACGCCAGACCTCCTGGAAAGGCTGGGTGGTGCGCGTGCTGGTGTACGGCGCATTGCTGATCGTCGCGGTCCCGAATCTGAAGGCCTATTGGGGCTTGCGCACAGCCGATATGGCAGAGGGGTGCCGCACCCGGCCAGCGGCGTGCCTCGACCCTGGTACCGGCTTGCTGGCCAGCCAACCGGCGGTGCCGGAGCGCAGCGCCTTGGCCACGCCCCGCATTCCATGTCCATTTGTAGGCAGCTGGGTCACCCGCCGGGGCAACAGCGAGTTCCACATCGATTTGCAGGCCGACGGCCGATACCACATGAACGGGAACACTCTCAGCGTGCCCGCCGACGACGGCCACTGGGCGGTGCAAGGCAAGTACATCCTGTGGCGCAGCACCACGCATCCGGTGGCCGAGATGGACATCAACCGTATTGTCAGCAACGATGGCAGCCACTTCGAGCTGATCGAGGCCAACGGCCTGCACAGCCACTTCGACCGCGAGGCCGATTTGCCATCCGGGCGTTGCGAGCCATGA
- a CDS encoding LysR family transcriptional regulator has translation MDYAKWKLFIDAVERGSLSKVAAAHGTSQPHVSRLIGELEQMCGGRLFQRTGRGVVLTELGQRIAPKVRAWLASTEQLTNDIQTSSGTPIGTVRIGSLPSTAHPLVTTLYHELKGRYPLIQLMVREGQGAQLETWLEDGSVDLAILYRTSPTPKNGDTYLVETATYLVGAADDALTSQPTVPFSVLHNLPLVQFCRPSSWRNHLEQLGGEHGVSLNVVLEADSIILQTHIVASGGLYALLGPYAIAAASKTFRLQSSKVVSPTVNRFIALAMSRHGELTLACRTVMEVTREIARSGAGGRPAI, from the coding sequence ATGGACTACGCGAAGTGGAAACTCTTCATCGACGCCGTCGAACGGGGCAGTCTCAGCAAGGTCGCTGCCGCCCACGGCACCAGCCAGCCCCACGTCAGCCGGTTGATCGGCGAACTCGAACAGATGTGCGGCGGGCGCCTGTTCCAGCGCACCGGCCGCGGGGTCGTACTGACCGAACTCGGACAGCGCATCGCGCCCAAGGTACGGGCCTGGCTGGCCAGCACCGAACAGCTCACCAACGATATCCAGACATCATCCGGAACACCGATCGGCACAGTGCGGATCGGCAGTCTGCCCTCGACGGCCCATCCGCTCGTCACAACCTTGTACCACGAGCTCAAGGGGCGTTATCCGCTGATCCAGTTGATGGTGCGCGAAGGCCAGGGCGCCCAACTCGAAACCTGGCTGGAAGACGGCAGCGTCGACCTGGCTATCCTTTATCGCACCAGCCCGACCCCGAAGAATGGCGATACGTATCTAGTCGAGACGGCCACATACTTGGTCGGTGCAGCGGACGATGCGCTGACTTCACAGCCGACGGTACCGTTTTCCGTCCTTCACAATTTGCCGCTCGTCCAGTTCTGTCGGCCGAGCAGCTGGCGCAATCACCTCGAGCAGTTGGGTGGCGAACACGGCGTTTCCCTAAATGTCGTACTCGAAGCCGATTCGATCATCCTTCAGACGCACATTGTTGCGAGCGGTGGTCTCTACGCCTTGCTTGGTCCCTATGCCATCGCCGCAGCATCGAAAACCTTTCGTCTTCAGTCGTCGAAAGTGGTGAGTCCGACGGTCAATCGCTTTATCGCGCTGGCGATGTCACGCCATGGCGAACTTACGCTCGCATGCCGGACCGTCATGGAGGTAACGCGTGAAATTGCACGTTCCGGTGCTGGGGGACGTCCTGCAATCTAG
- a CDS encoding dihydrodipicolinate synthase family protein: protein MDIDLRGLNPAPVTPFTRDGAVDYAACKKLGAWLASIDGVKSLTVLGHAGEGTFLSQAEQMKVIETFVEAVNGQIPIIAGITLEGTEVAAEEAKRAISAGATAGLLYPSHGWLRFGYQKGAPQDKYRQVYEKSGLPLILFQYPDATKCTYDLVTQLDIAAQPGVFAMKNGVRNMRRWDTEIPVIRRERPDLQILSCHDEYLLHTMFDVDGLLVGYGNVAPELLVELIKAGKARDYKAARAIHDRLLPVTQNVYHRGSHMEGTVALKHALVARGILEHATVRSPLLPLAPGADVEIADALRAAGIID, encoded by the coding sequence ATCGACATCGATCTCCGCGGCCTCAACCCCGCCCCGGTCACCCCCTTCACTCGCGACGGCGCTGTCGACTACGCGGCCTGCAAGAAGCTCGGTGCCTGGCTCGCCAGCATCGACGGTGTGAAGAGCCTGACTGTGCTGGGCCACGCAGGTGAAGGCACTTTCCTCTCGCAGGCAGAACAGATGAAGGTCATCGAAACCTTTGTCGAAGCGGTGAACGGCCAGATTCCGATCATCGCCGGTATCACGCTAGAAGGCACCGAGGTCGCCGCTGAAGAGGCCAAACGCGCGATCAGCGCCGGCGCGACCGCCGGTCTGCTATATCCGTCGCACGGCTGGCTGCGCTTCGGCTACCAGAAGGGTGCGCCGCAGGACAAGTATCGCCAGGTGTATGAAAAGAGTGGCCTGCCGCTGATCCTGTTCCAGTATCCGGATGCGACCAAGTGCACCTACGATCTGGTAACCCAGCTCGACATCGCCGCGCAGCCTGGTGTCTTCGCGATGAAGAACGGTGTGCGCAATATGCGCCGCTGGGACACCGAAATCCCCGTCATCCGTCGTGAGCGTCCCGACCTGCAAATCCTGAGCTGCCATGACGAATACCTGCTGCACACGATGTTCGACGTCGATGGCCTGCTGGTCGGTTACGGCAACGTTGCGCCGGAACTGCTCGTCGAACTCATCAAGGCCGGCAAGGCGCGCGACTACAAGGCCGCCCGTGCGATCCATGACCGCCTGCTGCCGGTCACCCAGAACGTCTATCACCGTGGCTCGCACATGGAAGGGACCGTTGCGCTCAAGCACGCGCTGGTTGCGCGTGGCATCCTCGAACACGCCACGGTCCGGTCTCCGCTTCTGCCGCTTGCCCCCGGTGCCGACGTCGAAATCGCCGACGCGCTGCGCGCTGCAGGCATCATTGACTGA